CATACTTTTTGTTGGAATGGGGTACCGAAATTGAACATTATCGGCGTTGAAAAAGAGTTTAACTTTCCGTTGAAATATTTATTTAATTCTAGTTCAAGGTTATCTAAAATGTCATTGCTAGTTAAAAGAATTTCAGTGTTAAGTTGTTGTTTAACAATTTGTAACTCATCTTTAATAGTAGGTTTATTAATAAAATGTAGCATTAATAAATGCGTTTCGTTAGCAATTGCTAACATATCTCCAGCTTTTGTTTGTATAACTTTTTGATATAGGGTCATGTTTATCACTCCTATCGAAATTTTAACATATTAAATCCGTATTGACTTTATAACTTCAAGTGATATTATAATTATAAAATAGATTGGAATAATCGGGAATAAGAAGGGACAAATTAATATGAAGAAAAATATATTATTATTATTGACGCTAGTCTTATCGATTGTGTTAGCAGCATGTGGGAATGAGGATAAAGATAAAAAAGAAATAACTGTAGCCACTTCTCCAGGACCTTATAGTGAATTGTTCTTAAAAGGGATTAAACCTGAATTAGAAGATAAAGGATATACGGTAAAAGATAAAGACTTCACTGAGTTATTACAAGCTGATGTTGCATTACAAGAAGGTAGTGTAGATGTGAATGTTGATCAGCATAAGGCATACATGGATACTTTTAATAAGGAAAGAGATGCAAAATTAACGAACATCACTAAAATTCCAACGGTACCAGCTCAAATTTTCTCAAATAAAAACAAAGACATTAAAAGCATTAAATCTGGAGATACAATAGCAATACCACAAGATCCTTCTAATACTGCGAGAGCATATAGATTATTAGAAAAAGCAGGTTGGATTAAATTAGATGCGGATAAAGATGATATTACAATTACTAAAAAAGATATTTCTGAAAATCCAAAAAACTTAAAAATAAAAACAATGGATTTAGCAAATATACCTAGAATTTTAGACGAAGTAGATTATGCGGTAATACCAGGTTCAATTGTTTATGCTTCAAAAGTAGATCCATCTAAAGGATTATTAAAAGAAGATTTAGTAGATGACTTATACCTACAAGTAGTCGTGAATGTTGAGAATAAAGATGAGCAATGGGTAAAAGATATTAAAGAAGCATATCAATCAGAAAGATTTAAAAAAGTATTAGATAAAGAAAATAAAGATGATTATTGGAAAATACCTAAACAATAAAACGTAAACGCAATAAAGTGAAATATTAATAAAATAAGCTGAAATCGAATATATTCGATTTCAGCTTATTTCTTTTTATTTGCTTTTTTACGGTCACTGTTACGATTTATAAAGGCTGCAATTAAAAATAAAATTGAGGCTAAAGTAAATTGAATACCGGGTTGACCACTAATTTGGAGACCTAAGCCGATTATTAAAGAGGCTATAGCTAATCCTACTAGTGCTTTTGTAATTGTAGACATAATATATACTCCTTTTCTTAAATTTTATTATATCAATTTTATATTGTAATCCAAAATAATGAGTCTATATGAAAATAAATGATGAAATTAAGTAAACACACTTTTAATTTTCATAATTCTCGTCTAGTATAGAAGTATCATAACAATGAAAGAGGATGACTTTCTATGAACCCACTAGCTTTAGAATTAAATGAACAATTGAAAAAAGAATATCCAGTACTATTAGATATGCTTTCTGATTTAGGTAAATCAATTTATTATCCAAAAGGTATTTTATCACAATCTGGGGAAGCAAAAGGCACTAAATATAATGCTACTATTGGTATGGCTACAACAGATGAAGGTATTATGTATACAGATGCATTATATAACCAGTTTGGAGATCAAGATCCAAGTGATATTTTCCCATACTCTCCGCCTCAAGGTGACGAGCGTTTACGTACGCTTTGGGAAAAGAAAATTTTAAATGATAATCCGGATTTGAGTGCTCATAATATTTCTAAACCAGTTGTAACGAATGCTTTGACACATGGTTTATCATTAGCTGGAGACTTATTTGTGGATGCGCAAGATACAATTTTGTTACCTGAACATAATTGGGGTAACTATAAATTAGCATTCGGTGTAAGACACAGTGCTAACATAGAAACTTATCAAGCTTTTAAAGAAGATGGAAGCTTTACATTAGAATATTTCAAACGTGCGCTAGAGAATTATAATAAAGAAAAAGTCGTATTAGTATTGAATTTCCCTAATAATCCAACAGGTTATACACCAGTTGTTGAAGAAGTAGAGGAAATGGTTGAAGCGATTAAAAATTTAGCTGACAAAGGCACACAAGTTATCACTTTAGTAGATGATGCTTATTATGGATTGTTCTTTGAAGATGTTTATAAACAATCTGTGTTTACAGCATTAACAGAGCTAGACCATGACCATGTTATGCCAGTTAAAATTGATGGCGCGACTAAAGAGTATTTTGCTTGGGGATTCCGCGTAGGATTTTTAACATTTGGAAGCAAGAACGAGACAGTGAAAGATGTCTTAGTAGCTAAATTAAAAGGATTAATTAGAAGTAATTTATCTAGTTGTTCATTACCTAGCCAAACTGCGATTATTCATGCAATGGAAGATCCTTCATTCCAATCACAAGTAGATCAAAATATTAATATTTTGAAAGAGAGATATGAAGTAACGAAAGAAGTTGCATATCGTGATGAGTATAAAGAACTATGGACACCTTACGCATTTAATTCAGGTTACTTTATGGCTATAAAAGTAAACGATGTAGATCCAGAAGAATTGAGATTACATTTAATTAATAAATATAGTATTGGCATTATTGCTTTAAACAAAACAGATATCCGTATTGCATTTAGTTGTATTGAAAAAAGAGATATCGAACATGTATTTGAATCGATTGCAGATGCAATTAAAGACTTAAAATAATCATTAAAATAGAGTGTATATAACATAACGTTATATACACTCTATTTTTTTATGTTTACAAACATTGTTATATCAATGTTAAATGGGTATTTTAATTGGTTTATTGACAACTGTGTATATAGTGTATATACTGTTTATACACACATTGAAAGAGGGAGGTTTAACATGAAGATTCTTTTACAAAATAATAGCAATCGGCCAATATATGAGCAAATTAAAGAACAAATTAAAGCTCATATCCTTCAAGGTAAGATAGAACCTGGTGCTTCATTGCCTTCCATGAGAGAGCTAGCAAGCGATTTAGGGGTAAGTTTAATTACGACTAAACGAGCTTATGTTGATTTAGAACAAGAACAATTCGTCACAACGATTAGAGGAAAAGGGACGTTTGTTAAATCACAAGATCCATCTATTATGAAAGAAAAGCAGTTCATCGTTATTGAAGATTTAGCTAAAGAGTTAACTAAACAAGCTAAATTGATAGGAATGGATGCTAAAGAAATAAATGAAATCATTACTTTGATTTATGAGGAAGGTGAATAAAATGGATAATGCAATAGACGTTAAAAATTTAAAGTATCGTACTAAAAATCTAAACCTAGAAGATGTTAGTTTCGAAGTAAAAAAAGGTTATGTTACGGGCTTTATAGGTGCTAATGGTTCTGGTAAGACTACGACAATTCGCATTCTAATGGGCTTACTTAAAGAACAAAGTGGCGATTTAAAAATACTCGGAGAACATTTAGCAGCTAATCCAGTTGAAATTAAAAACAAAATTGGTTTTGTCTACTCCGAACTATATATGTATGAAAATTGGAACATCAAAACAATAGAATCAGTCGTAAGTAAATATTATAAAAATTGGGATCATGAAAAATTTAAAAATTACATTCATCAATTTCAATTATCTTATAAACAAAAGATTAAACAATTTTCTACAGGAATGAAGATGAAACTTTCTTTAGCTATTGCATTAAGTCATCATGCAGAACTGTATATATTAGACGAACCAACGTCAGGATTAGATCCAGTAGTTAGAAATGAAGTTCTAGAAATTTTACAAAAAGAATTAATTAATGAAGAAAAAACAATCTTTTTCTCAACACATATTATTTCAGATTTAGAAAAAATTGCTGATTATATTGTTTACTTAAAAAACGGTTCAATCGTTATTAATGAAAGTGTAGAATATCTAACGGAAAATTATAAAATTGTTAAAGGTGACCAATCTATACTAGATGATGAATTAAGGGAATTGTTAATAAGTGTAAAAGAAACGAAAACTGGCTTTTCAGGATTAACGAAAGAAAGCTCAGTATTTGTTGAATTATTTGGAAATGAAATTGTTGTCGAAACACCTTCTATTGAAGATATCATGGTGAGGATTGAAAAAGACCAATTCGACAAGGAAGTGGTTTAAATGAAAGCAATTTTTTATCGGAATTTTCAGTATGAAAAAGGATACTACTTATTATATTTAACGTGTTTTATATTGACAACCTTTGCTAATTTTACAATTTCATATGAAAGTGCTGCAATTTTAAATTTTGTTCCTATATATTTTGTTGCAATTGTTTCAGTTCACTGTATTAATCAAGCAATATTATTAAATAAACAAAGCAGCCAAATTTTTTATAATAGTTTGCCAGTTTCTAAAATCGACATCGTAAAAGCACATTATTTATACAATTTAATGCTGACGGTCATTTCCTTTATAATGATCATTATTATAGCAATATTTAAACACGATACAATATTTTTACAAGCTGCGATATTTATTGTAGCTACTAATCTGTTTACATTAAGCATTGTATATCCAGTGGTTACTCATATTAATAATAATCAATTAGGCGCATGGATATTAATAGCTATGTACGGCATGTTTACAATGTTATATTTTGGTGTTTATTCGAATCGTTCATATCCATTTTCAGACGTTTTAGGTTGGAAAATATTTTTATATTTCACACCATCAATATTATTCACGTTTGCTGTGATTACTTGGATTATTCAGTTCAACAAAGCTATCCATAAAGCGAAGCAAGACAATGTCACGATTTATGGAGGTATATCATGAAAGCAATATTATATCGAAACTTAATTTTATTAAAACCATACTTATATACATTATTAGTCATTATTTTAATGTCATCGGTGTTAATTGTACTGCCAATGGAGAACTTTTTTAAAATCGCTATTTTAAGTATGTTAGTATTGACCCTTCATATTGTTTTCTTAGTTTCATCTTATTATCTTTTTATAAGGATTAATAAGAATCATTCAGAGTATACATTTTTAAGTTTACCTGTAAAACAGTCAACGGTGATCAACACACATTATTTAACGGCATTAATATTAATTTTATTAATACAAATTGCGCTAGGACTATTATCGGCAATCGCTTTATTATTTAAAGGAAGCGGAATAGAACTAACGTATGATGTTTATGGTATGTCTTTTAATATCGCAAGTAATTTGTTAACGATTAGTTTGATATTACCATTTGGAGAATATAAAAGATTGCTGAGAATTCCACTTATATTTTGGATGATTATAGTAGGTGCTATTATTCCAAATTTAGTTCAATATATCGATTATGTATTGAGTTGGTTCTCAATTCATACAACAGTATTTGCAAAACATGATATGGCGATTTATTTAAGTTTCTCTATTATTTTGTTTATAGTGGCTTATGTAATAGCAATTAGAAAAGCTCAAAAAAATACGATTACAATTTAAAAAAGAGGTGAAGCATTATGGAATTAAATCAAATACAGAAACATTACGGAAAACAACACGTATTAAAAAATATCGATTTTGAATTTGGTGAAAGCCAAATTGTTGGTTTAATCGGTAAAAATGGAGTTGGTAAAACAACATTAATGAAAATTATGAATGAGAATATCGTAAAATATGATGGTTCTTTTAAAAAAGAAAGTAATGCTAAAGTTGGCTATTTAATAGAAAACCCTAAACTATATTTGAATAAAACGGGTTATTATAATTTAAACTTTTTTAGAAATGTTTTAGGTACGCAAGTAGATGATCAATATATTAATCAACTAATAGAATCGTTTGGCATTAAGCCGTATATTCATAAAAAAGTTAAAAAGTATTCAATGGGTATGAAACAAAAGTTATCTATAGCAGTTGCTTTAATGAATAAACCACAGTATTTAATCTTAGATGAACCAACGAATGGTATGGATCCAGACGGTTCGATTGACGTCTTAAAAACTTTGGAACGCGTGAGTAAAGAATTAAATATTAAAGTCTTAATATCGAGTCATAAATTAGAAGATATCGAGCTCATATGTGATAGAACAGTATTTATGAAAGATGGCTCTATTGTTGAAGATTACAATATGAAAGATGAGTCAACAGATGTGACGAAGTTTACATTTGATCATAAAGACTATAATGAAGCACTTAATGTGTTAACAATGAACTATAAAGTCGTAACGAGCAATAAGCAAGAAGGCGTCATTTCTGTAGAGGCATTGCAAGATTATCAGAATGTACTAAAACATCTTAACGAAAAACAAGTTTATCCTAAGTTTATTAAAAATAATAAAACAACGCTTAGAGATCAATACTTTAATATCAATAAAGGAGTTGAAGCATAATGAATATTGGACAACTTGTGAAATATGACTTAACTAGAATATTTAGAAGTCCTTTAGGATATTTAGGTTTTTTAATTTCAATACTTCCTGGTCTAGGTATCATTCTTTCAGTTAAAACATTGGATGGACCTTTTACTGCTGAAGTTGTTATGGTAATGTTCTTCGTATTTGGTGGGCTCGTAATGCTTATGTTCGCTATAAGAACAATTGTACGTGACATGCAATACGGTACGATTCAATTGTTTTTAAATTCAAGAACAAATAGAATAAAGTATTTATATGCTAAGTTGATATCTGCGATTGGTATCGTAGTGATATTTACTATTTTGGGAACGCTCCTTATATTGTTATCTACTTCTATAATTGGTGCAGGAAATTTAAGTGCTTCTGATTTTCTAAAAATGTTCGGTGAATTCATTTTAATCATGCTATTTTATGTGACGTTATTAAATATATTAAATTTATTGACTGGTAAGTCAGCAATTGTTTATACGGCAACGATACTATGTATTATTTTCTTGCCTACTATATTTGATGCATTTATATTTATTCCAGAAATAGGTGAAGATTTAGCGAAAATGATGCAATATAACCCATTAGATTTCTTACCGAAAATTTTAAACCAAGGTTTGTTATCAATGAAGGCATCTCAAATTTGGATTTCAATTGCTTGTATAGCTATTTTTACAGCTATTAATCATTTCATTATAAGAAATAAGAATATATAATGGTTTATCCCTCATTTCTATGTTAAATTTAACATATTAGATATATGAATGAGGGATATTTTTTGGGTAAAAAATTTGTTAAATATTATATTATAATTGGGATACTGTGTATTATCGGGAGTTTCTTTTTCGAAGGTACACCTCAATCATTAATGATTGGTGCAGGATTAGGATTTTTCCTTACAGCAATTTTAGCTAAATTTGAAAAAGAAGATAAAGTAGATGAGCATCCAGACAAAACTAAAAACGAACAAGATAAAAAGTAACTGCTACGTTGTGTAGTAGTTACTTTTTATGAAATTGGGGTGAATATATGTTACGTAGTTTATTATTTAAAAAATTAGAACAAAAAGAACAGGATATGATTAATCATTATAAATATTTACATCAATATCCAGAGCCATCATTTAATGAAGCGAAAACGTCTCAATATATTGAATCTTTTTATAATGACAAAGATGTTGTCATACATAAACGTATTGGTGGTAATTATGGATTAATTGTAGAAATAGAAGGAAGCCTACCAGGTAGAACAATTGCGCTTAGAGCAGATTTCGATGCTTTAAATATTAGTGAAGATACCGGTTTATCATTTTCCTCTAAGCATGATGGATGGATGCATGCATGTGGTCACGATGCACATACTGCTTATTTAATGGTGCTTGCCGAGAGTTTAATAGAGTTAAAGGATCATTTGCCAGGAAAAGTAGTGATTATACATCAGCACGCTGAAGAATTAGCACCAGGCGGAGCAATTGATATGTTAAATTCGGGATACTTAAATGATGTTGATGAAATTTATGGCATACACTTATTTCCAGACTACACGCCAGACGTCATTTCATATAGAAAAGGTCCTACTATGGGAGGACGTTCATTATTCCATTTAAAAGTAATAGGTAAAGGTGGACATGGTTCTAGTCCACATTTAGCGAATGATGCGATCATGGCTGCAAGTACTTTTGTAACGAATGTACAAACTGTCGTTTCTAGAAGATTAAATCCGTTTGATATGGGTGTCGTTACAATTAGTTCGTTTAATGGTTTAGGATCTTTAAATGTTATTCAAGAGAGTGTTGAATTAGCTGGTGATGTAAGATATATGGAAAGTCGCATCGGTCATCAAATACATGATGAAATCGTGCAGTTAATAGAAGGATTAGAAGAAACATTTAATATTAAATGTGAGTTTAACTATGAATTAGATTGCATTCCTTTAATCAATCACTATAAGCAAACTGATTATTTAGTTGATATTTTAGCAACAAGTCAAGGAGATTATTTTGAATCATTAAAAGAACATGAGCAACTTACGAGTTCTGAAGACTTTGCGAGCTATTTGGAAAAAATTCCAGGAACATTTTTCTTTATAGGTTGCAAACCCTATGGTGTTGATGAAGCTTTTTATAACCATAGCCCTAAATTTATCGTTAATGAAGATGCTTTATTAACAGCAAGTAAAGCATTAGGGGAAGTAGTTCTAAATAGATTATCTATAGAATAGTATGAGCATGACACACTAACAAAGCGTTAGTGTGTTTTTTTATAAAAAATTTAACAGAAACCGTTTACAAAACTTCAGAAAACGTTTACAATAACTTGTATACAAGTATACGGAAGGTTTGGAGGTATTTTATGAAGCATCATTATCATTATCCAAGTGACTGGTTAAAACATCGTTCAACAGGAGAGCAAGTGGCGAGTGAACTGAGGTTAGCTATTATAAGTAAAGAAATAGCAGAAGGTGAAAAATTAAGCGAAAACAAAATTGCTCAACAGTTTGAAGTCAGTCGATCGCCAGTTAGAGATGCACTTAAATTACTTCAACAAGATGGACTCATTTCTCTTGAGAGAATGGGAGCTATCGTCACTGGTTTATCAAATACAAATCAAACAGAAATATACGATATAAGATTGATGCTAGAGTCATTCGTCTTTGAAAGACTGCAACTAGAAAATAATATCGAAGTTATTAAACAACTCAATAAAATCTTGAAAATGATGACAGTAGCAGTTGAATTTAAAGATGCGGATGAATTTACAAGATTAGATTTACAATTTCATGAATCGATGATTACAGCAATTAATCATCAATATATTGAAATAATATGGTACAACTTAACGCCAGTGATGGAATGTTTAATTCTAGTATCGATGAGACAAAGAATGCAGAATGAACCAGAAGATTTCGAAAGAGTTATTCATAATCATCAAGTCTATATTGAAGCTATAGAAACGAAAGATAGAAATAAGATGAAAGAAGCTTTCCACTTAAACTTTGATGATGTAGATGAACAAATAGATGTGCTATGGAATTCACAAACAAATATAGAAAGAAAGTAGGATTTTATAATGAAATACATGATTGGTATAGATATCGGTACGACGAGTACTAAAGCTGTTATATATGATGAAGCAGGAAACTTTTTAAATAAACATAGTATAGAATATCCAATGTCTACACCTGAAATTGGAGTTGCTGAAGAGAATCCAGCAGAGATTTTTGATGCAGTGCTATTTACAGTAAAAAAAGTTATTAGAGAAACGGGTGCAGAGGCAAAAGATATTAAATTGTTAAGTTTTAGTAGCGCAATGCACAGTTTAATCGCTATGGATAAAGACAATCAACCTTTAACGGAATGTATAACATGGGCTGATAATAGAGCAAGAGAATATGCAGATATGATTAATGAGCAACATAATGGTATAGAAATTTATAAAAGAACCGGTACACCTATACATCCGATGTCACCACTATCAAAAATTTATTGGTTAAAACATGAGCATGAAGATATATACAACCAAACTAAAAAATGGATTGATATTAAATCTTATGTATTCTATCAGTTATTTGAAGAGTACGTGATGGATCATTCTATAGGTTCTGCAACAGGTATGATGAATTTAGAATCATTAAGTTGGGATAAAGAAGTCATGTCTTTACTTGGTATTGATGAATCTAAATTACCTAATCTCGTATCTACTACGCATATTATGAAAAATATTAACAAAAAATATGCAGATTTTATGGGCATAAGTGAAAATACACCAATCGTTATAGGTGCTTCTGATGGTGTCCTTTCCAACCTAGGCGTAAATAGTTATCGAGAAGGTGAAGTTGCCGTAACAATCGGTACAAGTGGTGCGATTAGAACAATTATCGACAAACCAAAGACAGATGATAAAGGTAGAATATTTTGTTACGTATTAACGGAAGATCATTATTGTATCGGCGGACCGGTCAATAACGGCGGAGTTGTCTTAAGATGGTTAAGAGATGAGTTGTTAGCAAGTGAAGTAGAAACGGCTAAACGTTTAGGTGTGGATTCTTATGACGTATTAACTAAAATTGCGAGCAGAGTTAAACCTGGTGCTAACGGCTTAATATTCCATCCTTATCTAGCCGGGGAACGTGCACCATTATGGAATGCAAATGCGAGAGGTAGTTATTTCGGTTTAACGTTATCTCATAAAAAAGAACATATGATTCGTGCAGCATTAGAAGGCGTTCTTCTTAACTTATATACAGTATACCTTGCTTTAGTTGAAGTGATGGATAAATCACCAGAACAAATTAAGGCGACTGGGGGATTTGCTAAAAGTGAAGTCTGGAGACAGATGATGGCAGATATTTTTGATACTTCAGTTGAAGTACCTGAAAGTTATGAAAGTTCTTGCTTAGGTGCTTGTGTATTAGGGTTAAAAGCATTAGGGGAAATAGAAGATTTTGAAGTATTAAATGATATGGTAGGTAAAACGTATCAACACGAACCAAATCAAGAAAATGTTGATATTTATCAATCACTTATACCAATTTATATCAATTTAAGTCGTAAATTAACTGAAGAATACGATTTAATTTCAGAATTTCAAGCAACACATTCATAAGGAGATGTTAATATGTTTACAGAAATTGCACCATTATTAATAGTAGCAGTAGCGATTGTATTATTATTAGGTTTAATTATGTGGTTAAAACTTAACACTTTTGTATCGTTAATTATTACGGCAATCGTAACAGGTATTATGTTAGGAATGCCATTGAGTAAAGTTATTGCCACAATTGAAACAGGTATGGGATCTACGCTTGGTCATATCGCTTTAATATTTGGTTTAGGGGCGATGTTAGGTAAGTTATTAGCAGATGGTGGTGGTGCAACGAGAATTGCTCACACACTTATTGATAAATTTGGTCAAAAGCGTATTCAATGGGCAGTTGTCACGGCATCATTTATTATCGGTATCGCTTTATTCTTTGAAGTAGGATTAGTCTTATTAATTCCAATCGTATTTACAATAGCTAAAGAATCAAAAGTATCTACATTATTCTTAGGTATTCCTATGACAGCAGCATTATCAGTCACACATGGCTTTTTACCACCACATCCAGGTCCGGTAATGATTGCTAAAGAATATGGAGCAGACATTGGTCAAGTACTATTATTCGGGTTTATTGTAGCGATACCCGTTACAATTATTGCTGGTCCAATCTTTACTAAATTCGCTAGGAAAGTTATCCCAGAAGCATTTTCGAAATCAGGAGATTTAGCTTCTCTAGGAAAACAAAAATCATTTAAAATAGAAGATACACCTGGTTTTGCAATTTCAGCATTAACAGCTTTATTACCAGTATTTATCATGCTTATTTCAACTGTTGTAGATTTATTAACAGGTTCACCAGAGAATCCATCAGGCATTTTAGGATTTATTAGTTTCTTAGGTGAAGCGGGTACGGCAATGTTAATTTCAGTCTTGTTTGCCATCTATTCAATGGGTGTTAAAAGAGGACATAAAATTACAGAGGTAATGGACACGTTAACAAACGCTATTTATCCAATTGGTATGATGTTATTGATCATTGGTGGTGGCGGTGCCTTCAAACAAATCTTAATAGATGGTGGTGTAGGTAAAACTGTAGAAGAATTATTTACGGGAACAGCAATGTCACCAATATTACTTGCTTGGATTGTTGCAGCAGTATTAAGATTGGCACTTGGTTCTGCAACTGTTGCTGCTATTTCAACTGTAGGTATTGTAATGCCTCTATTAGAAGCATCAGATGTTAACCTTGCTTTAGTTGTTTTAGCAACAGGTGCAGGTAGTGTTATTGCATCTCACGTAAACGATGCTGGTTTCTGGATGTTTAAAGAATATTTTGGCTTAACAATGAAAGAAACATTCTTATCATGGACACTATTAGAAACAGTTATTTCAGTATCAGGTATCATTTTCATACTATTCATTAGTTTGTTTGTATAAAAGGAAAGAATAATGAAAGAGAATCTGGGATATCATTCTCTTTCTCAAAATAAATCACCCAATCCGTGAGATACACTTTTGGATTGGGTGATTTTTATATTGCTGATTTAGTAAAGTACATGCTTGCCTAGGGGTATGAGCAAATAGTATTTCTAGTTCGTTGAAAAACACCGTTCTAGCAATAATACAAAGTTGAATTCAACAATGTCTTTAACAGTTAGGCATTCCTAACTGTTAAAATAACTGGTTATAAATACACTTAAGAAATTAAACATTTGAGTTAAGAAGGAATACACAAAAAATCCTACAGTGCTGATATACTTTAGTCATAGATAACACATCACGAAGCACAATACATTCAATTCCTCAAAACTATTTCGTATATGTTTTTCATGATTGTAAATGACTTTGTGTAGAACGTGTTTAGATAGTTATCTGTAATTGTAACGTTGAAATGGATCATATAATGATTCAAGCTATTTTTATAAGGTTTCCCGGCTTTATAAAAATACATGTTTCCTTAATTAATAACCCTTCCCCGAAAAGCGCTCGTTAATTCCCGGACGAGCGCTTTTCACTTGCAGATTTTTACGTGTTAACTTTAGTAACATAGATTTTTAAGTTTTATAAAAATAAAGTAAAATAAACTCATCGATCCATGGGGATGGTGAGAGATGTTACTATGAGTAATAGGGTAGTATACATATATAGCTAATATAATATTTGAGTTTAGGACATAAATCCTAACTTAAAATAAAACACCCAATCCGTTGGAATTATTTTCGGATTGGGTGTTTTTATATTGCTGATTTTGTAAAGTGCTGACGCCCGGGGGAATAGTATGAGTGAGAGACTACAGGCTCGAGCCATACCCCT
This portion of the Mammaliicoccus vitulinus genome encodes:
- a CDS encoding ABC transporter permease subunit, which encodes MNIGQLVKYDLTRIFRSPLGYLGFLISILPGLGIILSVKTLDGPFTAEVVMVMFFVFGGLVMLMFAIRTIVRDMQYGTIQLFLNSRTNRIKYLYAKLISAIGIVVIFTILGTLLILLSTSIIGAGNLSASDFLKMFGEFILIMLFYVTLLNILNLLTGKSAIVYTATILCIIFLPTIFDAFIFIPEIGEDLAKMMQYNPLDFLPKILNQGLLSMKASQIWISIACIAIFTAINHFIIRNKNI
- a CDS encoding amidohydrolase: MLRSLLFKKLEQKEQDMINHYKYLHQYPEPSFNEAKTSQYIESFYNDKDVVIHKRIGGNYGLIVEIEGSLPGRTIALRADFDALNISEDTGLSFSSKHDGWMHACGHDAHTAYLMVLAESLIELKDHLPGKVVIIHQHAEELAPGGAIDMLNSGYLNDVDEIYGIHLFPDYTPDVISYRKGPTMGGRSLFHLKVIGKGGHGSSPHLANDAIMAASTFVTNVQTVVSRRLNPFDMGVVTISSFNGLGSLNVIQESVELAGDVRYMESRIGHQIHDEIVQLIEGLEETFNIKCEFNYELDCIPLINHYKQTDYLVDILATSQGDYFESLKEHEQLTSSEDFASYLEKIPGTFFFIGCKPYGVDEAFYNHSPKFIVNEDALLTASKALGEVVLNRLSIE
- a CDS encoding GntR family transcriptional regulator, giving the protein MKHHYHYPSDWLKHRSTGEQVASELRLAIISKEIAEGEKLSENKIAQQFEVSRSPVRDALKLLQQDGLISLERMGAIVTGLSNTNQTEIYDIRLMLESFVFERLQLENNIEVIKQLNKILKMMTVAVEFKDADEFTRLDLQFHESMITAINHQYIEIIWYNLTPVMECLILVSMRQRMQNEPEDFERVIHNHQVYIEAIETKDRNKMKEAFHLNFDDVDEQIDVLWNSQTNIERK
- the gntK gene encoding gluconokinase, with translation MKYMIGIDIGTTSTKAVIYDEAGNFLNKHSIEYPMSTPEIGVAEENPAEIFDAVLFTVKKVIRETGAEAKDIKLLSFSSAMHSLIAMDKDNQPLTECITWADNRAREYADMINEQHNGIEIYKRTGTPIHPMSPLSKIYWLKHEHEDIYNQTKKWIDIKSYVFYQLFEEYVMDHSIGSATGMMNLESLSWDKEVMSLLGIDESKLPNLVSTTHIMKNINKKYADFMGISENTPIVIGASDGVLSNLGVNSYREGEVAVTIGTSGAIRTIIDKPKTDDKGRIFCYVLTEDHYCIGGPVNNGGVVLRWLRDELLASEVETAKRLGVDSYDVLTKIASRVKPGANGLIFHPYLAGERAPLWNANARGSYFGLTLSHKKEHMIRAALEGVLLNLYTVYLALVEVMDKSPEQIKATGGFAKSEVWRQMMADIFDTSVEVPESYESSCLGACVLGLKALGEIEDFEVLNDMVGKTYQHEPNQENVDIYQSLIPIYINLSRKLTEEYDLISEFQATHS
- a CDS encoding gluconate:H+ symporter — encoded protein: MFTEIAPLLIVAVAIVLLLGLIMWLKLNTFVSLIITAIVTGIMLGMPLSKVIATIETGMGSTLGHIALIFGLGAMLGKLLADGGGATRIAHTLIDKFGQKRIQWAVVTASFIIGIALFFEVGLVLLIPIVFTIAKESKVSTLFLGIPMTAALSVTHGFLPPHPGPVMIAKEYGADIGQVLLFGFIVAIPVTIIAGPIFTKFARKVIPEAFSKSGDLASLGKQKSFKIEDTPGFAISALTALLPVFIMLISTVVDLLTGSPENPSGILGFISFLGEAGTAMLISVLFAIYSMGVKRGHKITEVMDTLTNAIYPIGMMLLIIGGGGAFKQILIDGGVGKTVEELFTGTAMSPILLAWIVAAVLRLALGSATVAAISTVGIVMPLLEASDVNLALVVLATGAGSVIASHVNDAGFWMFKEYFGLTMKETFLSWTLLETVISVSGIIFILFISLFV